In Sporocytophaga myxococcoides, the DNA window TTCATTGATTTAGTGAATTGCAACATGGTGTATTTTTAATTATATTTTAATACTATGGATATCGTAAAATTTTGGGACATAATTGAGCAATCGAAAAAAAATACAAATGAAGATATCTATTTGCAACTAGACAATCTTCGAGAGGAATTGCAGCATTTGAATAAAGACGAAATAGTAAAAGCTCAGGAAATATTTTTGGATTTAATGGATCAGGCTTATAAATGGGATTTGTGGGCAGCGGCATATACAATTCAAGGGGGATGTTCAGATGATGGATTTATTGATTTCAGAGCGTGGTTGATTGGAAGGGGAAAGGAAATATATTATGCTGCTCTTGAAAATTCTGATTCTCTTTCCTTAATGTCACAGGAGGCACTTAAAGAGAGTGAAGCCGGGGAAGAGTATAACTACCTATTTGCTGAAGCATACGAAGAACTTACGGATGAGGAAATGCCGGAGATTGCAAGGACTTTTAAAACCAATCCTGATGGCAAGGAATGGGATGAAGAAAATATTAATGAATTTAGGCGGATTAACCCTAACCTTTTTGAAAAATTTAAAGAGGAATGGGAAATTGATGATTAACATTAGTAATTTAATCTTATAGCTGTTTTTTTATAATTTTTCCGGACTTATTTTATTCCATTATTCATGGAAAAGGCTGTTGGTCATAATAGAATACCTCATGATTCTTCAAGGAAACTTACGAAGTTATATATTCTTGCATTATCTGCATTAGCATTTTTAATCCTTCTTGGACAAATCCTAATTCAAAGAGCATTATCTAATCAGACAAAAGATTCATACATTGTGAATATGTCTGGCCGACAAAGAATGTTAAGTCAGAAGATTTGTAAGTTATGTCTGTCAATAGAACGGAGTCCGGATTCATTATATAGGGCTGAAACAGCCCAAAAGCTCAGAGCTGCTTTAGCTATATGGAGCAAGTTTCACCAAGGACTGAGATGGGGTGATACATCAGTAAATCTTCCTGTAAATACAAATCATGCGGTTGAATTATTATTTGAGGAAGCAGATACCTATTTTAATGAAATGTACAACAAAGCAAGAAATATCTCTTCAGTTGTGACAAACCGACAATGGAATTCGAATCTGATCCATGAGGATATAGAAACGATACTTTTGAATGAGACTTCTTACCTGTACCTTATGGATTCGATTGTGAAGGAATTTGAAAAGGAAGCACGACTAAAAGTATTATTTCTGAAAAAGATAGAAATGATTTTGTTTGTCATTACTTTTTTGGTATTGGTACTTGAAGGTTTATTTATTTTCAGACCAGCAGTTCAAAAAATCAGTGAGGTAATTGCAGACCTTACCAATAAGGAAATGCAACTAACAACCTTGAATAGTCAGTTGGAGATAAAAATAAATGAAAGGACCAAAGAATTGTTTGAGAAGAATCAGGAGTTGGAAATGAAGAATAAGCAGCTGGATAAAATAAATAAAGACCTTGATAATTTTGTATATACAGCTTCTCATGACTTGAAAGCACCTATTAAAAATATAGAAGCTCTTTTTAATTTGTTGAAAGGACAGGTTCCGGAAACTCAATCAAAAGCTAATGAGATAACAGAGATGATGGATGAATCTATTGATAAGTTTAAGGATGTATTGAGTGAACTTGGATACATTGGAAAGGCACAGGGAGAGATTGAAACAGGAACAGAAAAAGTAGCTTTTAAAGACGTAATGGAGGAAATTAAATTAACGATTAAAGATCAGGTACAAAGTTCCGGAGCCTTAATTACCGAAGATTTTAAGGCTGCTCCAGAGATAAGTTTTTCTCTTAAGAATTTAAGAAGTATTTTATTTAACCTGCTGTCTAATGCAATAAAATATAGAGATCCCCAAAGACCTCCAATGATAAATATTTCAACCAAGAAGATAAAAGATTATATTGTTTTACAGGTGACTGATAATGGAATGGGAATAAAGGAAAATGAAATATCAGAAATCTTTAATATGTACAAACGATTGCATAATCATGTTGAAGGCTCAGGAGTTGGGATGTCTATAGTAAAAAGGATTTTGGATAATAATGGAGGAAAAATTGAAGTTAAAAGTAAAGTAGGTGTGGGGTCTACTTTTAATGTTTATTTCAGGTGTTAAAAAAAATAAAATAAAAACGCGGCTGTGTGTGTTTCATAGCCACGTTTTATTAAATCTTTACTTGTTGAAAAGTAGTTTTTAATGCTTCAGTTTGGATAATTTATCTGAGTTAACAATAGTTATTCTACTGCCTGCAATCTGAATAAAGCCTTCCTCTTTGAAATCAGTGAGGGTACGTATTACAGTTTCTTTGGATGCTCCTACAATACCGGATAAATCATCTCTGGATATGGCCATAGTAAATTCCTTACTATCGGTACTTTGATATTTTTTCTGTAGCATCAGCAAGGCTTCTGCAACCCTTTTTCTAACTGAACCATAAGCAAGTTTAAGAAGTCTTTCCTCTTTCTCAATTACATTATCAGAAAGTAGTTTTATAAATTTGTTGGCAACGTCTCTGTTGTTATATAGCAAAGCAAAAAAATCTTCTTTCAATATAGAGCAGATCTTTGAATCCTCCAACGCTACGGCACTTTCTGTATATACTGAGTTTTCCAGTAAATCGGTATAACCAAAGAAATCTCCTTCTTTATACAAGCCTGTGATAAATTCATTTCCCAGTTTATCAGATCTGGACGTCTTTATTTTGCCACTACTTACAAAATATAAAAAGTTGGGGTAGCTGCCTTGAGAAAATATGGAATGTTTTTTAGGAACGGAAATAATTCTCTGATCATTATGGGATAGGTTTTCCAATTCTTTTATTCCTCTTACTTTGCTGATAAATTCGTCCAGCCCTTCAGTCGTTTTCTTAAATTCCTCCTTAATAAGGTCATTTTTCTTTAGCCTTGTTTCAACTGCATCCAAAAGTTCCACATCATCAAAAGGCTTTGTCAGATAGTCATCTGCGCCAAGTTTCATTCCTTTGCGCATATCATCTTTTTCTGCTTTCGCCGTGAGGAATATGAATGGAATACTGGCTGTTGCTGAATTTTTACTCAATACATGCAATACCCCGAAGCCATCAAGTTCTGGCATCATTACATCGCAGATGATTAGATCCGGATTTTCTATTTTGGCTAATTCAACACCAATCTTACCATTTTCTGCTGTAACTACTTTGTAATTTGATAACTCAAGAATCTCTGCAGTATTCTCTCTTACTTCCTGGTTATCTTCTATCAGTAAAATTTTTTTCATACTAAGTAATTATAAAAAAAGCCTATCTATTCAGAACTGGTATATTAACTTTAAAAGTCGTACCTATACCAAGCCTACTTTCTACTGAGATATTTCCTTCCAACAATTCTACATAACGTTTTACGATATTAAGCCCAAGTCCTGTACCTTGGATATTTCCTGCATTATGTGCTCTGAAAAATCTGGTGAACAAGAACGGAATATCACTTTCCGGTATTCCAATGCCTTCATCTTTGACTGTTATATTTATTTCTTTCTGACTTACAGATATTTCGATAATAATAGTGCCTTCGTCAGAATATTTAGAAGCATTAGATAATAAGTTTAACAGAATATTTTTTAATATATTTTTATCAAGATAAACATCCTCCAGACCATTATGCCTGCATAAAATAGTTTGATTATTCTTTAATGCAGGGGTTAGTTCGTCATTAATTTCAATGGCAAGGGAATGTAAGTTGAACTGTGATGGATTGTTTGAAATAATACCTTCTTCCAGCTTACTTAAAGATAAAAAATCATTCAGTATTCCCGTCAGGTTTGAAACAGAGGATTTTATTCTCAGGATATGCTTATCTATTTTTTCTTTTTCTCCCATTTCATTGTATTTGGAAATAAGAGAAACGGAAGAAAGGATAGTGCTAAGTGGAGTTCTGAATTCATGAGAAGCAATGGTTACAAATCTTGATTTAAGCTCGTTGAGCTCCTTTTCTTTCTCAAGTGCTTTTCTTACCTCAGCTTCTGCTTGCCTTTGCTTATTATTTGTTTCTTTAAGTTGTTTAATTGCGTCAAAAAGCTCTGATGTCCTTTGTTGAACACGTTCTTCCAGTTCGATATTTAGCTTTTTATATGCATTTTCAGCTTCCTTAAGCTTTGTAATATCATGTATGACTCCAGTATAAATGATTTTATTCTGAAGGAAAACCTCACTTACGCTGAGACGGAAAGGGAATACGGTCCCACTCTTTTTTTTCCCAAGTACTTCACGACCAATTCCGATTATCTTTTTTTCACCTGTGCGCTGGTAGTTTTCAATGTATTCATCATGTTTGCTTTTATCAGGTTCAGGCATTAGAATTTTAATATTCTGACCAATAACCTCATGAGGAGCATATTCAAAAATTTTAGCGGCGGCAGGGTTTATCGTTTCAATAATCCCTCTTTGATCTATTGTAATAATGCCATCAATTGCTGTTTCTATAATAGCCCTCAGGCGGGATTCGTTATCCAACGGATTTTTGTCCTGTTCGTTTAATGTCAACTTCTCTTTTTATTCTAAGGTTAAAAATATATTTAACAAAGTTCATTTTTTGATTTGTTTCCAGATTGCCAGCAATCAATGTTGTAGATAGTTGTATCTGAAATATTTTTTAAAGCATTATCAGTCAGAAATGCCTGGTGACCGGTTATTATTACATTTTTGAATGTCAGCAATCTTGCAAATACATCGTCTTTCATAATATCTGCTGAATGGTTATAGAAGAATAAACCTTTTTCTTTCTCATAAACATCCAGCCCCAAATAGCCTATTTTCCCTGACTTAAGAGCATCAATAGCATCAATTGTATTGATCAGACCTCCTCTTCCTGTATTCACAATCATCACTCTATCTTTCATTTTACTGATACTTTCTTTGTTTATCATAAATTTTGTATGCTCATTAAGAGGAGCGTGTAAAGAAATAATATCAGCCTTTTGATACATCTCATCAAGGGATACATATTGAAGGTTATATTTCTCAGTGTAATCTTTGTTTTCTTTAATGTCAAACCCCAACACTTTGCAACCGAATCCATTCATTATCTTTGCTAATATCCCCCCAATTTTTCCTACACCAATAATACCGACTGTTCTGCCATTAAGGTCAAAACCAATAAGTTCATCAAGCAGAAAATTGTAATCTTTAACTTTGTGGTCTGCCTGAACTACTTTCCTGTTTAATGCAAGGATCAGCATTGCTGTGTGTTCGGCTATTGAATAAGGGGAGTAGTCAGGAACATTGGCGACTTTGAAGGAGAGTTCTGTGGCTTTTTTGAGATCTACATTGTCATATCCAGCTGCACGAACAGCAATAGAACGGATGTTAAGTTTTTTTATAATTTCCAGCACTTCTGCCGATGCGTCATCATTGGTGAAAATTGAAATTGCATCACACCCATTTGCTCTATAGACTGTTTCTGAAGATAGTGCCTCTTCAAAAAAACATAACTCATGTTTCCCCTTATTGGCGCTTTCAAGATATTTTCTTTCGTAAGGTTTGGTGCTGTAGATTGCTAATTTCATGCTGTTATTGACTTGTTATTGTTTTTTATTATATGTTTTATAAACTAAAATGAATATTACTTGAAATCAATTAATTTGCTTTAAATGTAAGCCAGAAAATTCCACCGAGCCAATGGAGGCCCTTATGCTGATGACTAGATAAGGCTTTATATCTGCATGGATATCTTCTGCATACTTTACAATTCCATTATATTCTGTTAAATCTTCTCGAAAATACTTTCACAATTTTTCAACTGAAACCGGTTGATATAATCTCTTAACCTGCTTTGGATTATATTATGATCTGATTCATAACTGATCAAGGGATTAATATATAATAAATGAATTTTAAAATCAAATATTTCCTGTGATGCTTTTAGTTTACTTATGAATTCAGGAGAATCATCTTGAATGTTAGTGGCAAGCACAACATTTCTGATTAGAATATTCTTGTTTTTCCTTTTTACTGATAAAACCATACAGTCAGCTCTGGTTAGAAAGTAATATATCTGGAAAAATGTTTGCCTGGATCTCCAACTTTTATCTTAGTTACAAATCTAACTCCTGCATATCTTACATTACAGAATAGTATGGATTTTAGTTTTTGCAATCTCTATACACTTCAGCACATACACTTACCCCATTTTATCAGGCATGAATATCTCGCCAGTTTCACTGATGGAGGTTCTTTGAATGTAAAATCAGAACAGGAATGTTGAATTTTTTTAAAACACTTTTGATTACACTTTTATGAAATAATTCGTCTAACCAGTTCCTTTCATTATAAAT includes these proteins:
- a CDS encoding response regulator, encoding MKKILLIEDNQEVRENTAEILELSNYKVVTAENGKIGVELAKIENPDLIICDVMMPELDGFGVLHVLSKNSATASIPFIFLTAKAEKDDMRKGMKLGADDYLTKPFDDVELLDAVETRLKKNDLIKEEFKKTTEGLDEFISKVRGIKELENLSHNDQRIISVPKKHSIFSQGSYPNFLYFVSSGKIKTSRSDKLGNEFITGLYKEGDFFGYTDLLENSVYTESAVALEDSKICSILKEDFFALLYNNRDVANKFIKLLSDNVIEKEERLLKLAYGSVRKRVAEALLMLQKKYQSTDSKEFTMAISRDDLSGIVGASKETVIRTLTDFKEEGFIQIAGSRITIVNSDKLSKLKH
- a CDS encoding 2-hydroxyacid dehydrogenase, with product MKLAIYSTKPYERKYLESANKGKHELCFFEEALSSETVYRANGCDAISIFTNDDASAEVLEIIKKLNIRSIAVRAAGYDNVDLKKATELSFKVANVPDYSPYSIAEHTAMLILALNRKVVQADHKVKDYNFLLDELIGFDLNGRTVGIIGVGKIGGILAKIMNGFGCKVLGFDIKENKDYTEKYNLQYVSLDEMYQKADIISLHAPLNEHTKFMINKESISKMKDRVMIVNTGRGGLINTIDAIDALKSGKIGYLGLDVYEKEKGLFFYNHSADIMKDDVFARLLTFKNVIITGHQAFLTDNALKNISDTTIYNIDCWQSGNKSKNELC
- a CDS encoding DUF4240 domain-containing protein, encoding MDIVKFWDIIEQSKKNTNEDIYLQLDNLREELQHLNKDEIVKAQEIFLDLMDQAYKWDLWAAAYTIQGGCSDDGFIDFRAWLIGRGKEIYYAALENSDSLSLMSQEALKESEAGEEYNYLFAEAYEELTDEEMPEIARTFKTNPDGKEWDEENINEFRRINPNLFEKFKEEWEIDD
- a CDS encoding PAS domain-containing sensor histidine kinase, coding for MTLNEQDKNPLDNESRLRAIIETAIDGIITIDQRGIIETINPAAAKIFEYAPHEVIGQNIKILMPEPDKSKHDEYIENYQRTGEKKIIGIGREVLGKKKSGTVFPFRLSVSEVFLQNKIIYTGVIHDITKLKEAENAYKKLNIELEERVQQRTSELFDAIKQLKETNNKQRQAEAEVRKALEKEKELNELKSRFVTIASHEFRTPLSTILSSVSLISKYNEMGEKEKIDKHILRIKSSVSNLTGILNDFLSLSKLEEGIISNNPSQFNLHSLAIEINDELTPALKNNQTILCRHNGLEDVYLDKNILKNILLNLLSNASKYSDEGTIIIEISVSQKEINITVKDEGIGIPESDIPFLFTRFFRAHNAGNIQGTGLGLNIVKRYVELLEGNISVESRLGIGTTFKVNIPVLNR
- a CDS encoding ATP-binding protein, with the protein product MEKAVGHNRIPHDSSRKLTKLYILALSALAFLILLGQILIQRALSNQTKDSYIVNMSGRQRMLSQKICKLCLSIERSPDSLYRAETAQKLRAALAIWSKFHQGLRWGDTSVNLPVNTNHAVELLFEEADTYFNEMYNKARNISSVVTNRQWNSNLIHEDIETILLNETSYLYLMDSIVKEFEKEARLKVLFLKKIEMILFVITFLVLVLEGLFIFRPAVQKISEVIADLTNKEMQLTTLNSQLEIKINERTKELFEKNQELEMKNKQLDKINKDLDNFVYTASHDLKAPIKNIEALFNLLKGQVPETQSKANEITEMMDESIDKFKDVLSELGYIGKAQGEIETGTEKVAFKDVMEEIKLTIKDQVQSSGALITEDFKAAPEISFSLKNLRSILFNLLSNAIKYRDPQRPPMINISTKKIKDYIVLQVTDNGMGIKENEISEIFNMYKRLHNHVEGSGVGMSIVKRILDNNGGKIEVKSKVGVGSTFNVYFRC